One Scyliorhinus canicula chromosome 9, sScyCan1.1, whole genome shotgun sequence DNA segment encodes these proteins:
- the LOC119970897 gene encoding natural cytotoxicity triggering receptor 3 ligand 1-like codes for MSIRVTAQYMALLGLMWPAAKVTSNKVEQFPKLLTVARGNNVSMFCTFSIYEDAPEVSWWKRGAESLLEPDNRKRFSPKKGRSTLEILNASITDSGMYYCKVKHQQVNIGDGSGSQLTVFVPPTPLKMLPIEENSATSLKFECKTAAFYPEYFRISWQRDGVEILTGIETVKNETAEGLFEVSSSLEDARPVLNGVVYTCLVSHISLKVPASVSYTVIQDHSFRNVVITRLVLGFLVILGLLGIIVDHVTYVRLKSGKDRLIISALVVHNYASSTR; via the exons ATGTCGATCAGAGTTACAGCTCAGTACATGGCTCTTCTGGGTCTGATGTGGCCAG CCGCCAAAGTAACTTCGAACAAAGTGGAACAGTTCCCTAAACTCCTGACGGTAGCCAGGGGTAACAATGTTTCCATGTTCTGCACGTTTTCCATATATGAAGATGCTCCTGAAGTTTCTTGGTGGAAACGCGGCGCTGAATCTTTGCTGGAACCAGACAACAGGAAGAGATTTAGTCCAAAGAAGGGACGGAGTACATTAGAAATTCTAAATGCGAGTATTACAGACTCCGGAATGTATTACTGTAAAGTCAAACATCAACAGGTCAATATTGGGGATGGAAGTGGCTCCCAGCTCACTGTGTTTG TTCCTCCAACGCCATTGAAAATGCTTCCGATTGAAGAGAATTCAGCGACTTCTCTGAAGTTCGAATGCAAAACGGCTGCCTTTTACCCGGAATATTTCAGAATCTCCTGGCAAAGAGATGGTGTGGAAATTCTGACCGGAATAGAAACTGTGAAAAACGAGACAGCGGAGGGTCTTTTTGAGGTTTCCAGCTCTTTGGAAGATGCAAGGCCTGTCCTGAATGGAGTAGTTTATACCTGTCTGGTATCCCATATCTCCCTTAAGGTGCCCGCCAGTGTCAGCTACACCGTCATTCAAG ATCACAGTTTCCGCAACGTGGTGATTACACGGCTTGTTCTGGGTTTTTTGGTCATTCTTGGATTGCTGGGTATAATTGTGGACCATGTAACATATGTTCGACTGAAG TCAGGTAAAGATCGGCTGATAATCTCCGCCTTGGTTGTTCATAACTACGCAAGCTCAACACGTTAG